The following coding sequences are from one Leptospira stimsonii window:
- a CDS encoding undecaprenyl-diphosphate phosphatase — protein MNHYLNAFLRSIIEAITEFLPVSSTGHLFLFSSFFPFSGENFGIEFDDLFDIFIQSGAILSVLFLYRERFRSHIVSSISYVTKKNTDPQGFYFVIQIVIGALPILAAGFVAKNFLDTIKARPDLLDILAGAWIFGGVLILIAEWFFHKKQGTHERKSVEMKDAILIGIFQCVALIPGISRSAATIITARFLGKDTKSSAEFSFFLAVPVLLAAGIYKLYKYRSILNGDTIPVLAFGFLVSFLLCTLVIRWFLHYLQRHSFSAFGVYRILLGVGVLVFTKIIR, from the coding sequence TTGAACCATTACCTGAACGCCTTTCTGAGAAGTATCATTGAGGCGATCACCGAATTCCTGCCGGTGTCCTCGACGGGACACCTGTTTCTATTTAGTTCCTTTTTTCCTTTTTCAGGAGAGAATTTCGGAATCGAGTTCGACGACCTCTTTGATATTTTCATTCAGAGCGGAGCGATTCTTTCGGTTCTCTTTTTGTATCGAGAACGCTTTCGCTCCCATATCGTTTCTTCCATTTCCTATGTAACAAAAAAGAATACCGATCCACAAGGGTTTTACTTTGTGATTCAGATCGTGATCGGTGCGCTTCCGATTTTAGCCGCGGGTTTTGTCGCTAAGAATTTCTTAGATACGATCAAAGCAAGGCCGGACCTTTTGGATATTCTCGCGGGGGCCTGGATCTTCGGCGGCGTTCTGATTTTGATCGCGGAATGGTTCTTTCACAAAAAACAAGGGACTCACGAAAGAAAATCCGTAGAAATGAAGGACGCGATTCTCATCGGGATCTTTCAGTGTGTTGCGTTGATTCCAGGGATTTCACGATCCGCGGCGACAATCATCACGGCGCGATTCTTAGGAAAAGATACGAAGAGTAGTGCGGAATTTTCCTTCTTTTTAGCCGTTCCGGTTTTATTGGCCGCGGGAATTTATAAACTCTACAAGTATCGTTCGATTTTAAACGGAGATACGATTCCGGTTTTAGCGTTTGGATTTTTGGTTTCCTTTCTTCTTTGCACACTCGTCATACGTTGGTTTTTGCACTATCTTCAGAGGCATTCTTTCTCAGCCTTTGGTGTGTATAGAATTCTCTTGGGGGTCGGCGTTCTCGTTTTCACAAAAATAATTAGATGA
- a CDS encoding lipoprotein LipL31 has protein sequence MKKNIILISLILLAAIFAGCGDNSEVIETLDGNKITVNSFEDTYNVAIDAMSRVQNIEKENLLEFISKDIAEVPEQMRALNYQFQKKNFYDQYRDMMITTIAAEKDGFTKRDDIKKILKFQEMQIVSQLYVMHLVESKIKISEEEAMEECQKLRAKEPQVSSLPIDRCILFARAKLKKDKSQEILPKVLERIKEQVSIKHNDKFDLDAFLKRKTTATGTEKKEETTTAPSTEAPKTEAPKTPGQ, from the coding sequence ATGAAAAAAAACATTATTTTAATTTCTTTGATTCTTTTAGCCGCTATTTTTGCGGGTTGCGGAGACAACTCCGAAGTGATCGAGACCCTTGACGGAAACAAGATCACAGTCAACAGCTTTGAAGACACATACAACGTCGCCATCGACGCGATGAGTCGGGTTCAAAACATCGAGAAAGAAAATCTTCTCGAGTTTATTTCCAAGGACATCGCGGAAGTTCCGGAGCAGATGAGAGCTCTGAACTATCAATTCCAAAAGAAGAATTTTTACGATCAGTACAGAGATATGATGATCACCACCATCGCCGCGGAAAAAGACGGGTTTACAAAACGCGACGATATCAAAAAGATTTTGAAGTTCCAAGAAATGCAGATTGTTTCGCAACTTTACGTTATGCACCTTGTGGAAAGTAAAATCAAAATCTCCGAAGAAGAAGCGATGGAAGAATGTCAAAAACTCCGCGCGAAAGAACCACAAGTGAGTTCTCTTCCGATCGATCGTTGTATTCTATTCGCAAGAGCTAAACTCAAAAAAGACAAGTCTCAAGAAATTCTTCCGAAGGTTTTGGAAAGAATCAAAGAACAAGTCTCGATCAAACACAACGACAAGTTCGATCTCGACGCTTTTTTGAAGAGAAAGACGACCGCGACCGGAACCGAAAAGAAAGAAGAAACGACGACGGCTCCGAGCACAGAAGCTCCTAAAACGGAAGCTCCAAAAACTCCCGGACAGTAA
- the mfd gene encoding transcription-repair coupling factor, with protein sequence MKDLLEVVGEELFSSFGVAHTKKKNVSAKSSSSTKGASDVRGKTSASFATRQNGSVDETVTGSVYSVVNGSHSILASSLFQKLNQTIVVISENNTAAEFLYRESLSFLPSSDLVYLPGQEVLPYEYLRYPAEMKRERIKAIARILSGEPALIFTSVAGFLKTLPPVTTMQGRSITLEKGKEIDLELLLIELIDLGYKRADVCETFGEFSLKGGILDVYSSYSSEPVRIDLFGEEIESIRTFDPDTQRSVADLKKAILLPADEYILSEDQKKEYQNLLKSADPSLHIPEIPDGNYGIYYEELVPLVRENHGILSYFPEPPILLFPSPNSVKERMLHLEREYASLFEKRSKEVLCSPPEKLLCFGEEHAVLRDLMGISFYGLPPRNDRDLVSPLKEAPTFRGKIREVREKIAELRNDGGWKIILTSSFEAQTKRLQGLFEKEGIVLLNEDSTEPVPIHLSKTKKDAFLVLSELRNGFIYEDQKILILSENDIFGREYKRKTRFKKQNSKALQSFIDLKEGDFVVHIHHGVGKFLKIERTNAGGKERDFLKLEYSGGDSLFVPLDQISLVQRYIGGTESPRLDSLGKSTWKKTKERVQKAVEELAEDLVLMYSNRLKLQGYAFPPDTVYQEEFEAEFEYEETPDQIDAIEAVKKDLESPRPMDRLVCGDVGYGKTEVAIRAAFKVAIAGRQIMMLAPTTILALQHYNTFKNRFENYPVRVELVSRFKSPSEVRAILEDFSNGKVDMVIGTHAILSPKLKPKNLGLLIIDEEQRFGVNHKEAIKKFKNLVDVLTLTATPIPRTLHMALTGIRELSIIATPPKNRQSVETYVIEEDEDLIAEAIRNEIKRDGQVFYLYNRVETIEQETKYLNEIVPEVSIGVLHGQMTEDEIEETLLDFYNRKYEILVTTTIIESGIDMPNVNTLFVKRADLFGLSQLYQIRGRVGRSDRKAYAYLLLPKDRVVSELAEKRLNTIYEYQELGSGFKVAMRDLEIRGAGNLLGKEQSGDIMEVGFDLYVHMLEEAIARIKGEEVTVEVRTSVTLNTNFFIPETYIADTRQKIEFYKKFEGARDLEEIEEVYKEMMDRFGEPPEDAKTFILLEKIRTLASNLGFESVAEMKDEIKMKSGSYFRGDNEKIIHLISARTGLTINPREPNILIFQTGKKSEKEKLNYLIFLLSEMLPSKKV encoded by the coding sequence ATGAAGGATCTTCTTGAGGTCGTAGGCGAGGAACTCTTTTCTTCGTTCGGAGTTGCACATACAAAAAAGAAGAATGTTTCGGCAAAATCTTCCTCTTCCACGAAGGGCGCCTCCGATGTCCGCGGTAAAACTTCGGCTTCTTTTGCGACTCGGCAAAACGGATCGGTGGACGAAACCGTCACCGGAAGCGTTTATTCTGTCGTGAACGGAAGTCATTCCATATTAGCTTCTTCTTTATTCCAAAAATTGAATCAAACGATCGTGGTCATTTCCGAAAACAATACAGCCGCGGAATTTTTATACAGAGAATCCTTGAGTTTTCTTCCGAGCAGCGATCTTGTCTATTTACCCGGACAGGAAGTTCTCCCTTACGAATATCTTCGTTATCCCGCGGAGATGAAACGGGAACGGATCAAAGCGATCGCGAGAATTTTGAGCGGAGAACCCGCGCTCATCTTTACTTCTGTCGCGGGTTTTTTGAAAACGCTTCCCCCCGTGACGACGATGCAAGGTCGCTCGATTACTTTGGAAAAAGGAAAGGAAATCGATCTCGAACTTCTTCTGATCGAATTGATCGATCTCGGTTACAAACGTGCGGACGTCTGCGAAACCTTCGGCGAATTCAGTCTCAAGGGAGGAATTTTAGACGTCTATTCTTCTTATTCTTCCGAGCCGGTTCGAATCGATCTTTTCGGAGAAGAGATCGAATCCATTCGAACCTTTGATCCCGACACACAGAGATCGGTCGCCGATCTAAAAAAAGCGATTCTTCTTCCCGCTGACGAATACATTCTTTCCGAGGATCAAAAGAAAGAATATCAGAATCTTCTAAAGTCAGCGGATCCTTCCTTGCACATCCCGGAAATACCGGACGGAAACTACGGAATCTATTATGAGGAACTCGTTCCTCTCGTCCGTGAGAATCACGGAATTCTTTCCTATTTTCCGGAACCTCCGATTCTTCTTTTTCCTTCTCCCAATTCCGTAAAAGAAAGAATGCTTCATCTCGAAAGAGAATACGCGTCCCTTTTCGAAAAACGTTCGAAGGAAGTTCTTTGTTCGCCTCCGGAAAAACTGCTTTGCTTCGGAGAAGAACACGCGGTTCTTCGCGATCTGATGGGGATTTCTTTTTACGGCCTTCCTCCTCGAAACGATCGGGATCTGGTTTCTCCTCTGAAAGAAGCCCCGACCTTTCGGGGTAAAATTCGGGAAGTGCGGGAAAAAATCGCCGAACTCAGAAACGACGGAGGATGGAAAATCATTCTTACTTCTTCTTTCGAAGCTCAGACAAAACGTCTTCAAGGGCTTTTCGAAAAAGAAGGAATCGTTTTGTTAAACGAAGACTCGACGGAACCAGTTCCGATACATCTTTCAAAAACGAAAAAAGATGCGTTTCTCGTTCTTTCCGAACTCAGAAACGGATTTATCTACGAAGATCAGAAAATTCTAATATTATCCGAAAATGATATTTTCGGTCGAGAATACAAACGGAAGACTCGTTTTAAAAAACAAAACAGCAAGGCACTTCAGAGTTTTATCGATCTCAAAGAAGGCGACTTCGTAGTTCACATCCACCACGGGGTCGGAAAATTCTTGAAGATAGAAAGAACGAACGCCGGCGGGAAAGAAAGGGACTTTCTAAAACTCGAATACAGCGGAGGCGATTCGCTTTTTGTTCCTCTGGACCAAATCTCTCTTGTGCAGAGATATATCGGCGGAACCGAATCTCCTCGGCTCGATAGCCTCGGTAAGAGCACTTGGAAAAAAACAAAGGAACGGGTCCAGAAAGCGGTCGAAGAACTCGCTGAAGATCTTGTCCTGATGTATTCCAACCGTCTCAAACTGCAAGGTTACGCCTTTCCACCCGACACGGTCTATCAAGAAGAATTCGAGGCCGAGTTCGAATACGAAGAAACTCCGGATCAGATCGACGCGATCGAAGCCGTCAAAAAGGATCTGGAATCGCCCCGTCCGATGGATCGTCTCGTATGCGGCGACGTCGGTTACGGTAAAACCGAGGTTGCGATCCGAGCGGCTTTTAAGGTCGCGATCGCCGGGCGCCAAATCATGATGCTCGCCCCGACAACGATTTTAGCATTACAACATTATAATACATTTAAGAATCGTTTTGAAAACTATCCGGTTCGTGTGGAACTCGTTTCCCGTTTTAAAAGTCCTTCCGAAGTGCGCGCGATCCTCGAGGATTTTAGCAACGGAAAAGTGGATATGGTCATCGGAACCCACGCGATTCTTTCTCCGAAGTTGAAACCAAAAAATCTGGGTCTTCTCATTATCGATGAGGAACAAAGATTCGGAGTGAACCACAAGGAAGCGATCAAGAAGTTTAAGAATCTCGTGGACGTTCTGACTCTCACCGCGACCCCGATTCCCCGCACGCTTCATATGGCTCTGACAGGAATCCGGGAGCTTTCGATCATCGCGACTCCGCCTAAGAATCGTCAGTCGGTCGAAACCTACGTGATCGAAGAGGACGAGGATTTGATCGCAGAGGCGATACGAAACGAAATCAAACGGGATGGACAGGTTTTTTATCTCTACAACCGAGTGGAAACGATCGAACAAGAAACGAAATATCTCAATGAAATCGTTCCCGAGGTTTCCATCGGAGTATTACACGGGCAGATGACCGAGGACGAAATCGAAGAAACACTTCTCGATTTTTACAATCGTAAATATGAAATTTTAGTTACGACCACGATCATAGAATCCGGGATCGATATGCCGAACGTAAACACTCTCTTCGTCAAACGAGCGGATCTTTTCGGTCTTTCCCAGTTGTATCAAATTCGAGGAAGAGTGGGGCGAAGCGACAGGAAAGCGTACGCTTACTTGCTTCTTCCCAAGGATCGGGTGGTTTCGGAACTCGCCGAAAAACGTCTCAACACGATCTACGAATACCAGGAACTCGGATCGGGTTTTAAGGTGGCGATGCGGGATTTAGAAATCCGAGGCGCGGGGAATCTTCTCGGAAAAGAACAATCCGGAGACATCATGGAAGTCGGTTTCGACCTCTACGTTCACATGCTCGAAGAGGCGATCGCGAGAATCAAAGGAGAAGAAGTCACAGTCGAGGTGAGAACCTCCGTAACTCTGAACACCAACTTCTTCATTCCGGAAACATATATTGCAGACACACGACAAAAGATCGAATTCTATAAGAAGTTTGAAGGCGCCAGGGATTTAGAAGAAATCGAAGAAGTTTATAAGGAAATGATGGATCGTTTCGGAGAACCTCCGGAAGACGCAAAAACGTTTATCCTTCTGGAAAAAATTCGTACTCTTGCATCCAATCTTGGTTTCGAATCCGTCGCGGAAATGAAAGACGAGATCAAGATGAAGTCGGGTTCTTACTTCCGAGGGGACAACGAAAAAATCATCCATTTGATTTCGGCAAGAACCGGTCTTACGATCAACCCAAGAGAACCCAACATACTGATTTTTCAGACCGGAAAAAAATCGGAAAAGGAAAAATTAAACTATCTCATCTTTCTTCTTTCGGAAATGCTCCCTTCCAAAAAAGTATAG
- the panC gene encoding pantoate--beta-alanine ligase: MIICRTPEEVNIQVRTWKKEGKKVGFVPTMGFLHEGHATLFQESVSRSDKTVVSIFVNPAQFNDPEDYAKYPVNTEGDLKLCESKNVDLVFLPEKEAMYPGGIPDVVLKIPHLMNNLCATSRPGHFEGVLLVISRLFHFVEPDLAFFGKKDYQQYLLIREFCKMLAFRVEVVGCETIRSDKGLALSSRNARLSGTEKEESLLISRALRLGESQILSGMKDPVLVRDIMKDVLDSSAKIKIDYLEVLNADTLENLESVTGNVLLAVAVFIGPVRLIDNLTLSVTE, from the coding sequence ATGATCATCTGTAGAACCCCCGAAGAAGTGAACATCCAGGTACGGACCTGGAAAAAAGAAGGAAAAAAAGTGGGTTTTGTTCCCACGATGGGTTTTTTGCACGAAGGCCACGCGACCCTTTTTCAAGAATCCGTTTCCCGCTCCGATAAAACCGTTGTTTCGATCTTCGTCAATCCGGCTCAGTTCAACGACCCGGAAGACTACGCAAAATATCCTGTCAACACGGAAGGAGATCTCAAACTCTGCGAATCCAAAAACGTGGATCTTGTTTTTTTACCGGAAAAGGAAGCGATGTATCCGGGTGGGATTCCCGATGTCGTATTAAAAATTCCACATCTCATGAACAATCTCTGCGCGACATCACGGCCGGGGCATTTCGAAGGAGTTCTTCTTGTGATCTCGAGGCTCTTTCACTTCGTGGAACCCGATCTCGCGTTCTTCGGGAAAAAGGATTACCAGCAGTATCTTCTCATCCGCGAATTCTGCAAAATGTTGGCGTTTCGGGTAGAAGTCGTCGGTTGTGAAACGATCCGTTCGGATAAAGGATTGGCTCTCAGTTCGCGTAACGCACGTCTCAGTGGAACCGAAAAGGAAGAATCTCTTTTGATTTCGAGAGCGCTTCGTCTCGGAGAATCTCAGATTCTTTCCGGAATGAAGGATCCGGTTTTGGTAAGAGATATCATGAAGGACGTCCTGGATTCTTCCGCAAAAATTAAAATCGATTATCTCGAAGTTTTGAACGCGGACACTCTGGAGAATTTGGAGAGTGTTACGGGTAACGTGCTTCTCGCGGTCGCGGTATTTATCGGACCGGTTCGGTTGATCGACAATCTTACGTTGAGCGTCACCGAATGA
- the hisD gene encoding histidinol dehydrogenase, translating into MAISILPVSLKDREILDPVLKRAREDLSSTLSLVQPIIEDVQKNGDKALREYTRKFDGIVPDSFVLDLSKFHPKIDPALESALQKAAENIRAFHQIQIPEDKEILVNGNRLGIRHTAVESVSVYAPGGKALYPSTILMGVIPAKLAGVKNVQIVTPPQGGQIPDGLIAAAKIAGADRIVLAGGAQGIAAVSYGTETISASEFVIGPGSKFVTAAKVYLSGLGVIGIDSPAGPSEVLVIADDSANPIWVAADLLSQAEHGEDSVAILCTNSQTFAQNVQKEVEKALRERPKRGEMKRKSIEDHGRIFVFPNLEECFAFSDLFAPEHLEIQTRTYKEDLKKVRHAGSVFLGNYSPVAMGDYISGTNHILPTAGAARIYSSLGVSTFLKRVTWQEVSKESLAELYPHVKVLSEFEGLDEEHGTSVQIRT; encoded by the coding sequence ATGGCGATTTCAATTCTTCCAGTCAGTTTGAAAGATCGAGAAATTCTGGATCCGGTTCTCAAACGAGCCAGAGAGGATCTGAGTTCCACCTTGTCCTTGGTCCAACCCATCATCGAAGACGTTCAAAAAAACGGGGACAAGGCTCTCCGAGAATACACTCGTAAGTTTGACGGAATCGTTCCGGATTCTTTCGTTTTGGATCTTTCCAAGTTTCACCCGAAGATCGATCCTGCACTCGAATCCGCTCTTCAAAAAGCCGCTGAAAATATCAGAGCCTTTCATCAGATTCAAATTCCCGAAGATAAGGAAATTCTTGTAAACGGAAATCGTCTGGGGATTCGCCACACCGCAGTGGAATCCGTTTCCGTCTACGCTCCCGGTGGAAAGGCTTTGTATCCTTCCACCATTCTCATGGGAGTGATCCCGGCAAAACTCGCCGGAGTGAAAAATGTTCAAATCGTTACTCCGCCACAAGGTGGTCAAATTCCGGACGGTCTCATCGCGGCGGCAAAGATCGCCGGCGCGGATCGGATCGTTCTCGCGGGAGGAGCGCAAGGAATCGCGGCGGTCTCTTATGGAACCGAAACGATCTCCGCTTCCGAGTTTGTCATCGGACCGGGAAGCAAGTTCGTTACCGCGGCTAAAGTTTATTTGAGCGGACTCGGAGTCATCGGCATCGACAGTCCTGCGGGACCGAGTGAGGTTCTTGTGATCGCGGACGATTCTGCAAATCCGATTTGGGTGGCCGCCGATCTTTTATCCCAAGCGGAACACGGAGAGGATTCGGTCGCGATTCTTTGCACGAATTCGCAAACCTTCGCCCAAAATGTCCAAAAAGAAGTAGAGAAGGCCTTGCGGGAACGTCCGAAACGAGGCGAGATGAAACGAAAGTCCATCGAAGATCACGGAAGAATATTCGTTTTCCCTAATTTAGAAGAATGTTTTGCGTTTTCGGATCTTTTCGCTCCGGAACATCTTGAGATCCAGACGAGAACTTACAAAGAGGATCTCAAAAAAGTAAGACACGCGGGTTCCGTTTTTTTGGGGAATTATTCTCCGGTGGCGATGGGGGATTATATCAGCGGAACGAATCATATCCTCCCGACCGCAGGTGCGGCGAGAATCTATTCCTCCCTCGGAGTTTCCACGTTCTTAAAACGGGTTACGTGGCAGGAAGTTTCCAAAGAATCCCTTGCGGAACTCTATCCTCACGTGAAAGTTCTTTCCGAGTTCGAAGGTTTGGACGAAGAACACGGCACCTCCGTTCAAATTAGGACCTGA
- a CDS encoding exodeoxyribonuclease III: protein MKLVSLNCNGIRSSLEKGLSEYIRETKPDFLCFQETKAMQDQVPTSLWEEGGYTPIFHSAEKKGYSGVAILYKKPPQKVTIGIGDPFFDAEGRSIYIEYPNFALWNLYFPSGTTGDVRQTAKMKFLDLFQKEAAKRKKKQPNLIICGDVNIAHTPQDIHDPKGNAKSSGFLPEEREWLTGFLKQGWVDTFRFLYPDKQEYSWWTFRAGARAKNKGWRIDYFFVTEELKKNVKSHTIYREKPFSDHAPLILEMKL, encoded by the coding sequence ATGAAACTCGTTTCCCTCAACTGCAATGGAATCCGTTCTTCGCTCGAAAAAGGCCTCTCCGAATACATTCGAGAAACCAAACCCGACTTTCTCTGTTTTCAAGAAACAAAGGCGATGCAGGATCAGGTTCCAACTTCACTTTGGGAAGAAGGCGGATATACTCCGATCTTCCACAGTGCGGAGAAGAAGGGTTACAGCGGCGTTGCGATCCTATACAAAAAACCTCCACAAAAGGTAACGATCGGAATCGGGGATCCGTTCTTCGATGCAGAGGGAAGAAGTATTTATATAGAATATCCGAATTTTGCGCTCTGGAATCTCTACTTTCCTTCCGGAACGACCGGTGACGTGAGACAAACTGCGAAGATGAAATTTTTAGATCTCTTCCAAAAAGAAGCCGCGAAACGAAAGAAGAAACAACCCAATCTCATCATTTGCGGAGACGTAAACATCGCGCACACGCCACAGGACATTCATGATCCGAAGGGGAATGCAAAGAGTAGCGGCTTTTTACCGGAAGAAAGGGAATGGCTGACCGGATTTTTGAAACAAGGTTGGGTCGATACATTCCGCTTCTTGTACCCGGACAAACAAGAATATTCCTGGTGGACGTTTCGCGCCGGCGCGCGCGCAAAAAACAAAGGATGGAGAATCGACTACTTCTTCGTAACGGAAGAATTGAAAAAGAACGTTAAGAGTCATACGATCTACCGAGAAAAACCGTTTTCCGATCACGCACCACTGATCCTGGAAATGAAACTCTAA
- a CDS encoding AraC family transcriptional regulator codes for MFSFLPGNFPIHSILSGFIGFCSALSFLFVLGEIPLAFRGHRNRILLFLFISVFIFEFHAYLLVSESIRHVPYLYAIHIPISAFFGPLLRSYISALWEEEDTIPIVRVWDWIPCLVIFVILGPFYFSSSEEKLECLRMAQQGKLTWDIRIGISTMSLTLFGYLFNITWNLLHRIRWSTIYSQPQVRLILFILSTATASSFLGLTTSIRQDGVVGLEISSILIGILLCGIYIVRQSHPEIFSAVRRIVEDERKYKNTQLRSVDLGSLEKNLNSLLEEKKIYKEENLGLSRLAEELGISPHQLSEYLNLHLKRNFFQLINGYRIAEAKHRLLHSPKETVLSIAYEVGFQSKSSFNDAFRKEVGLSPTEFRKKGESKDLIDKSGRFFSTVSTKSDD; via the coding sequence ATGTTCTCATTTTTACCAGGAAACTTCCCGATCCATTCGATCCTCTCCGGATTTATCGGCTTTTGTTCCGCCTTATCCTTTCTCTTTGTCTTGGGGGAAATTCCGCTCGCGTTTCGAGGACATCGCAACCGAATTCTTCTGTTCCTTTTTATATCCGTCTTTATCTTTGAGTTTCACGCGTATCTTCTCGTAAGCGAATCGATCCGACATGTTCCCTATCTCTACGCGATTCACATTCCGATCTCCGCATTCTTCGGTCCTTTGCTTCGTTCTTACATTTCGGCGCTTTGGGAAGAAGAGGATACGATTCCGATCGTCCGGGTTTGGGATTGGATTCCATGCTTGGTGATTTTTGTCATCCTCGGTCCGTTCTATTTTTCTTCCAGCGAGGAGAAACTGGAATGTTTGAGAATGGCGCAACAAGGAAAACTCACCTGGGACATCCGGATCGGAATCTCAACGATGTCGCTGACCCTTTTCGGTTATCTTTTCAATATCACTTGGAATCTTTTGCATAGAATCCGTTGGTCCACGATCTATTCGCAACCGCAGGTCCGTTTGATTCTTTTCATCCTTTCCACTGCAACTGCTTCCTCCTTTCTGGGATTGACCACGAGCATTCGACAAGACGGAGTCGTCGGCTTGGAGATTTCTTCTATTCTGATTGGAATTCTCCTCTGTGGGATCTACATCGTTCGACAAAGCCATCCGGAAATTTTCAGCGCGGTAAGAAGAATCGTAGAAGACGAAAGAAAATACAAGAACACGCAACTTCGTTCCGTGGATCTGGGTTCTTTAGAGAAAAACCTCAATTCTCTCTTGGAAGAAAAGAAGATCTATAAAGAAGAGAATCTCGGGCTTTCGAGACTCGCAGAGGAACTCGGAATTTCTCCCCACCAACTTTCGGAATATCTCAACCTCCATCTCAAAAGAAATTTCTTTCAATTGATCAACGGTTATAGAATCGCAGAAGCAAAACATCGTTTACTCCATTCTCCGAAGGAAACGGTTCTTTCGATCGCCTACGAAGTCGGGTTTCAGTCCAAGTCTTCGTTTAACGACGCGTTTCGAAAGGAAGTTGGCTTAAGTCCGACCGAATTTCGTAAAAAAGGAGAATCAAAAGACCTGATTGATAAGTCAGGTCGTTTTTTTTCGACCGTTTCGACCAAGTCGGACGATTGA
- a CDS encoding sterol desaturase family protein codes for MNPNQCELVLDCVQKIGLFQFTMNILRYYPIAGLAFLILYVWKKDYFHRFRIQSVYPKVEKIKNEIKQSAVTLFVFTIIATTNIVSARMGLIPNHVYFGDYSSHGGYLYMFLSFVLITIWHETWFYWAHRWMHHKKVYSLVHSVHHQSVNPSPLAAYHFHILEAFLEGIYIVFFVLFIPIHFHVLLFHTVYAMVMNVWWHLGYEFLPRSWVRHPILKWINTSTHHNLHHQKFHGNYSLYFNFWDRIMVTNFPYYEDYFESLSDKRSVRKNDSDPKIRWSETPAEG; via the coding sequence ATGAATCCAAACCAATGTGAGTTAGTTCTAGACTGCGTCCAAAAAATCGGGCTCTTTCAATTTACGATGAATATCCTGCGCTATTATCCGATCGCAGGTCTGGCTTTTCTGATTCTTTACGTTTGGAAAAAGGATTACTTTCATCGTTTTCGGATTCAATCCGTCTATCCGAAGGTTGAAAAAATCAAAAACGAAATCAAACAATCCGCCGTGACTCTTTTCGTTTTTACGATCATCGCGACCACGAATATCGTAAGCGCACGAATGGGACTGATTCCGAATCATGTGTATTTCGGAGATTATAGCTCGCACGGCGGTTATTTATATATGTTTCTATCTTTTGTGCTGATCACGATCTGGCACGAGACATGGTTTTATTGGGCTCATAGATGGATGCATCACAAGAAAGTTTATTCTCTCGTCCATTCCGTCCACCATCAATCCGTAAATCCGTCCCCTCTTGCCGCATACCACTTTCACATTCTGGAAGCTTTTTTAGAAGGAATCTACATCGTCTTCTTTGTGCTTTTTATTCCGATCCATTTTCACGTGCTTCTCTTTCATACCGTCTACGCGATGGTTATGAATGTCTGGTGGCATCTGGGTTACGAATTTCTTCCAAGGAGCTGGGTGAGACATCCGATCTTGAAATGGATCAACACTTCCACACACCACAATCTCCATCACCAAAAGTTTCACGGAAACTACAGTCTCTATTTCAATTTCTGGGATAGAATCATGGTAACGAATTTCCCGTATTACGAGGATTACTTTGAATCCTTATCGGACAAACGGAGCGTTCGCAAAAACGATTCCGATCCGAAAATCCGTTGGTCGGAAACTCCTGCGGAAGGTTGA